The Nocardioides houyundeii genome includes the window GGGCGTCGAGGTCTCGACCGACAACGGGGTCTCCTGGCACCCCGCTGCGGGCACCGGGTCGTGGACCTACTCCTTCATCCAGCACGGGCGGGGGAGCGCCCCCGTCCAGGTGCGGGCGGTCGACGACAGCGCCAACATCGGGGCCGCCACCAGCCGCTCCTTCGAGGTCACCTGTCCCTGCAGCCTGTGGGGGCAGACGGTGCCCGACCTCCCGGCCACCGACGACGCCGCAGCCGTCGAGCTCGGGATCCGGTTCACCCCCAAGGTGGACGGATTCGTCACCGGCGTGCGGTTCTACAAGGGATCCGGCAACGGCGGCACCCACGTGGGGTCGCTGTGGAGCCCGGCGGGCCAGCGTCTCGGCCAGGTGACGTTCACCGGCGAGACGGCGACCGGATGGCAGAGCGCCAGCTTCGCCAACGCCGTACCGGTCACCGCCGGTCAGACCTACACCGCCTCCTACACCGCGCCCACCGGGCGCTACGCCACCGAGGCCGACGCCTTCAGCGCCCGCGGGTACGACGCAGGGGTGCTCAGCGTGGCCGGCGGGTTCGGCAGCCAGCCGCCCGGGGTCTTCGGCACCTCCGGCACGCTGCCGACCCAGTCCTACCGCAACAGCAACTACTTCGTCGACGTCGCGTTCTCCGCCACCAACGACTCGCCCCTGGCCGTCGTGGACCAGTCGCCGACGCCGGGGGCCACCGGCGTGCCGGTCTCCACGACGGTGAGCGCCCGGTTCTCCAAGCCGCTCGCGGCCGGCACCGCCGGCCTCACGCTGCGCACCTCCGCCGGAGCCACCGTGCCCGGCACCACCACCTACGACGCGACCGACCGGCGGGTCACCTTCACCCCTGCCGCACCGCTGGCCAGCTCCGTCGAGCACACCGCCACCGTGCGCGGCACCGACGCCCAGGGCGCGACGGTCAGCACCGGTGCGACCTGGACCTTCCGCACCGCCAGTCCCACCAGCCCGCCCGGGGTCTGCCCGTGCTCGCTGTTCACCCCCGACACCATGCCGACGGTGCTCGAGGACCCCGACAAGCAGGCCGTCACCCTCGGCACCCGGTTCAGCTCCGACGTCAGCGGGGTGGTGACCGGGGTCCGGTTCTACAAGGGCCCCAACAACACCGGCACCCACACCGGGACGCTGTGGAGCGCCGCGGGCGCACAGCTGGCCACCGGCACGTTCACGGGCGAGACCGCCAGCGGCTGGCAGCAGCTGACCTTCGCCACGCCGGTGCCGATCGCCAAGGACACCGCCTACGTGGTCTCCTACCGGACCCAGCAGGGCCGGTACTCCGCCTCGCCGAACGCCTTCGCCAACGCCGACCTCTCCCGGCCCCCCTTGCGGGTGAGCTCCACCGCGGGCGCCTACACCTACGGCACCGGCTTCCCCTCGACCAGCGTCCAGACCAGCTATCTGGTCGACGTCGTGTTCGACCGGACCACCCCGAGCCTGACCCTGACGTCGCGGCAACCGGCCCCCGGGGCCGTCGACGTGCCGCGCGAGAGCTCGGTCCGCGTCGGGGTCTCCAGCCCGCTGGCGCCCGGCTGGTCGCTGGAGGTCAAGCAGGGTACGACGCCGCTGGCCGGCACCGCAGCGCTGGACGCCGCCGGGACCACCCTGACCTGGACACCGGGTCAGCCGCTCCCGGCGGGCGCGGACGTCACGGTCACGCTGTCCGGCGCCGTCTCCACCGACGGGGTCACCCTTGCGACCCAGACCTGGAGCTTCCGCACGAGGACCGCGGAGACCAACTCCGAGCAGTCCCTGTTCGGGGACCAGGTACCCGTCGACGCCACCACCGACGACACCTCCGCCGTGGAGCTCGGCACCGCCTTCACGCCCAGCCGCAGCGGGTTCATCAAGGCCGTCCGCTTCTACAAGGGGGTCGGCAGCACCGGGACGCACACCGGCTCGGTGTGGTCCGCGAGCGGTTCCCGCCTGGCCACGGTGACGTTCGCCAACGAGACCGCGTCGGGGTGGCAGACCGCCCCGCTGGTCCAGCCTCTCGCGGTGACGGCGGGCACCACGTACGTCGTCTCCTACCTGGCACCGCAGGGCCGCTACGCGCGGACGCCGCAGTTCTTCACCACCGCGTGGACCCGCGGCGACCTGACCGCTCCGGCGGCGAACAACGGACGCTTCGTCTACGGCGGAGGTTTCCCGGCCAGCACCTACGAGGCGACGAACTACTTCGTCGACGTCGTCTACCAGGGGGGCGCCACGCCGACGCCCACGCCGACGCCCACGCCGGCGCCCACGCCTACCGCTACCCCCACGCCGACGCCCACGCCTACCGCTACCCCCACGCCGACGCCGACCCCGACCCCGACGCCGACGCCCACTCCCACGCCGACGCCCACGCCGACCCCCACGCCGACGCCCACGCCGACCACGACGTCGATGTTCGCCGGTCGGCAGCCGGCCGTCGCCGCCGACGCGGAGAAGGCTGCGGTCGAGCTGGGCACCAGGTTCCGGTCCTCGGTGAACGGCACCGTGACCGCGATCCGGTTCTACAAGGGGCCGGGCAACACAGGCACCCACACCGGTTCGATCTGGTCCTCCACCGGCACCCGGCTCGGCACCGTCACGTTCCGCAACGAGACGGCCTCGGGCTGGCAGGAGGCGGTGCTGAGCACGCCGGTGCCGATCACCGCGGGCCAGATCTACGTGGTCTCGTACTACGCGCCGGTGGGTCGCTACTCGGTGACCGAGCAGTTCTTCTCCGGCAACCACGTCGTCGGCCCGCTGACCGCCCCGGCGAACCCCAACGGCGTCTACCGCTACGGCACCGGCGGGGGCTTCCCGCAGAGCACGTGGAACGCCGCCAGCTACTTCGTCGACGTGGTCTTCCGATCGTCGACCTGAGAAGTCGCCCGCCTGCGCGGGCAGAGAGAAAGAGGACGCGATGACGGTGACGGGGGAAGCTGCGCCGGGCCCCACCAGGCCCTTGGGCGTGGCGGTCGTCGGTGCGGGCTACTGGGGTCCGAACCTGATTCGGAACTTCCGGAGCAGCACGGACTGGGACCTGGTCGCCGTGTGCGACCTCGACGTGGCACGCGCGCACACCGTGCTCGGCACCAGGAGCGGGGTCGCGGTGACCGCGTCCCTGGACGAGGTGTTGGCGCGCGACGACGTCGACGCGATCGCGATCGCGACCCCCGCGCGCACCCACCAGGGCGTCGCGCTGGCGGCCCTGCGCGCGGGGAAGCACGTGCTGGTGGAGAAGCCGCTGGCCGACAGCGTGGCGAACGGCACCGCCATGGTCGAGCTGGCGCGCGAGCGGGGGCTCGTGCTGATGGCGGACCACACCTACTGCTACACCCCCGCGGTGCTGAAGATCCGCGAGCTGGTCGAGGCCGGCGAGCTCGGCGACATCCTCTTCATCGACTCGGTGCGCATCAACCTCGGGCTGGTGCAGCCCGACGTGGACGTGTTCTGGGACCTCGCCCCCACGACCTCTCCATCCTGGACTTCGTCATCCCCGGGGGCCTCGAGCCCACCGGGGTGGCGGCGCAGGGCGCCGACCCGCTCGGGGCCGGCAAGAGCTGCGTCGGCTACCTCAGCCTCCCGCTGGTGGGTGGCGCGATGGCGCACGTCCACGTCAACTGGCTCAGCCCCACCAAGATCCGGCAGATGGTGATCAGCGGGACCCGCCGCACCCTGGTCTGGGACGACCTCAACCCGCAGCAGCGGCTCAGCGTCTACGACCGGGGGGTCGACCTGGAGCACAACTCCGCCAGCGCAGCCGACCGGACCGCCTCCACGATCTCCTACCGGCTGGGGGACACCTGGGCTCCGGCCCTGCCCGAGCGCGAGGCGCTCGGGTCGATGGTCGCCGAGTTCGCCGGCAGCATCCGGGAGCAGCGGGCCTCGCGCACCGACGGCGAGGCCGGGCTGCGCGTGCTCCGCGTCCTGGAGGCGGCCGCGCGCAGCCTCGGCTCTGACGGTGCGCTGGTCTCGGCGCGTCCTGAGCAGCCCCGGCTGGAGGTGGCCCGATGAGCACCCTGGCAGGCGCCCGGGCCCTGGTCACCGGGGGGCCGGCACCATCGGATCCACCCTCGTGGACCAGCTCCTGGCCGCGGGCGTCGACCACGTCGACGTGCTGGACAACTTCGTCCGGGGTCGGCGGGGCAACCTGGAGGCGGCCCTGGCCAGTGGCCGCGTGGGGCTCGTGGAGGGTGACATCCGGGACCGGGACCTGGTCCACGACGTGACCCGGGGCCAGGACCTGGTCTTCCACCAGGCCGCCATCCGGATCACCCAGTGCGCCGAGGAGCCGCGGCTGGCCCTGGAGGTGATGGTCGACGGCACGTTCAACGTGGTCGAGGCCGCGGTGGCAGCCGGGGTGGACAAGCTCGTCGCGGCCTCGTCCGCCTCCGTCTACGGCATGGCCGAGGAGTTCCCCACCACCGAGCGGCACCACCACCACAACAACGACACCTTCTACGGCGCCGCGAAGTCCTTCAACGAAGGGATGATCCGCAGCTTCCGGGCCATGCACGGCCTGGACTACGTGCTGCTGCGCTACTTCAACGTCTACGGACCGCGGATGGACGTGCACGGCCTCTACACCGAGGTGCTGGTGCGGTGGATGGAGCGGATCGCCGACGGCCAGCCCCCGCTGATCTTCGGTGACGGGCGCCAGACGATGGACTTCGCCTACACCGTCGACATCGCCCGGGCCAACGTGCTGGCAGCTGCCAGCGACGTGCGCGAAGGGGTCTACAACATCGCCTCGGGGACCGAGACGAGCCTGCTGGAGCTGGCAGAGGCGCTGCTGCGGGTGATGGGCTCGGACCTCGCGGTGGCGCACGGTCCCGAGCGGGCCGTCAACGGCGTGGTGCGCCGCCTCGCGGACGTCTCCGCAGCCCGGACCGACCTCGGGTTCCTCGCCTCCACCGGCATCGAGCAGGGCCTGGCCGAGCTGGTCCGGTGGTGGCGGCCGCTGCGCGCGGAGATCGCCGCGGGTCGCACGGTGGTGTCCTCATGAGCCGGATCAACGTGATGCAACCCTGGCTGGGGCAGGACGAGGCCGAGGCGCTGGCCGCCGTCATCGCCTCCGGCTGGGTGGCCCAGGGGCCCCGCGTCGCGGAGTTCGAGACCGCGTTCGCCGAGCAGCAGCAGGCCGTGCACGCGGTGGCGGTCTCCAGCTGCACCACCGGGCTCCACCTCGCCCTCGTGGTCTGCGGGGTCCGGGCGGGCGACGACGTGGTGGTGCCGTCCTTCTCCTTCATCGCCACCGCGAACGCCGCCACCTACCTCGGGGCGCGGCCGGTCTTCTGCGACGTGGACCCGGAGACCGGCAACGTCACGGCCGAGACCGTCGCCGCGGCCCTGACCCCGGCCACCACCGCCGTGGTCGTGGTGGACCAGGGCGGGGTGCCGGTGGACCTGGCGCCGATCCGGGCGCTGTGCGACCCGCTGGGCGTCGTGGTCGTCGAGGACGCCGCCTGCGGCGCCGGGTCGACGTACGCCGGTGCGCCGGTCGGCGCCGGGGCCGAGATCGCGGCCTGGTCCTTCCACCCGCGCAAGCTGCTGACCACCGGCGAGGGCGGCATGGTCACCACGTCGCGGGCTGACTGGGCAGAGCGCGCCCGCCGGCTGCGCGAGCACGCGATGAGCGTCTCGGCCGCGGACCGGCACGCCAGCGTGCTGGCCCCGCAGGAGGAGTACGCCGAGGTTGGCTTCAACTACCGGATGACGGACCTGCAGGCGGCGGTCGGGCTGGTGCAGCTGGGCAAGCTGGACGCGATGGTGTCGCGGCGCCGTGAGCTCGCGGCGGGCTACGCCAAGGCGATCACCGAGATCGAAGGGCTGCGGCTGGTCGCCGACCCGCCTGGCGGCACCACGAACTTCCAGTCCTGCTGGCTCGAGGTGTCCGGGGAGTTCCCGCTGAGCCGGGAGGAGCTGATGGCGCACCTCGCCGAGGCCGACATCTCGGCCCGGCGCGGCATCATGGCCGCGCACCGGCAGCCGGCGTACGCCGGACGCGACACCGGGGACGTGCCGCTGCCGGCGACCGAGCGGCTCACCGACAACACCCTCATCCTGCCGCTCCACCACCACCTGTCGGAGTCCGAGCACTCCCGGGTCGTGGAGGCCCTGAGCGCGGCGGGACGACGCCGATGACCGGCCTGCTCGTGGTCGCCGCCAGCGGGCTCGCCCGCGAGGTGCTCGCGGTGGAGCGCCAGCTGCGGCGCTACCCACGGATCGCGGTCCTGGACGACGACCCCGCGCTGTGGGGCACGAAGCTGGGCGGCCACCCGGTGGTGGGCGGTCTCGACCTGGTCGCCGAGTACGCCGACCACGACGTGCTGGTCTGTGCCGGCCGGGGCCAGGTGCGGCACGCGCTGGTGGAGCGCCTCGCCGAGCACGGGGTGGGCCAGGAGCGCTACGCGACCTGCATCCATCCCCAGGTCCTGGTGCCCGAGGGCTGCCAGGTCGGCGCCGGCAGCGTGGTGCTGGGCGGCGTGGTGATGACCGCCGACGTCCGGCTGGGCGCCCACGTGGTGGTGATGCCGCACGTGACGCTGACCCACGACGACGTCGTGGCCGAGTTCGCCACCCTGTGTGCCGGGGTGCGGCTGGGGGGTGGGGTGCTCGTCGGACCGATGGCGTACCTCGGCATGTCCTCCAGCGTTCGGGAGGGCCTGAGCGTGGGCCCGGGAGCAGTGCTCGGCATGGGAGCGGCGCTGATCCGCCACCTCCCGGCAGGAGAGACCTGGGTGGGTATCCCCGCCCGGCGCAGCAGCACAGCCGTGGAGGTGGAGAGATGAGTGTTCCGTTCGTGGACCTGGGGTCCCAGCACGCGGAGATCGCCGACGAGGTG containing:
- a CDS encoding DUF4082 domain-containing protein; translated protein: MSGDTPRVVRHLPALVAAWAVAVALLVLPVLASPANAADPCGAGGNKIACENTQPGSSDWDVWGAGDTSIQGFSTDVSVNVGERIDFKVDTDARAYRVDIYRVGYYQGLGARKIASVNPSAALPQRQPQCITDSATELYDCGNWAVSASWSVPSTSVSGVYLAKLTRTDTGGASHITFVVRDDASRSDVVFQTSDTTWQAYNTYGGSDFYQGGGNGRAYKLSYNRPVMTRKDNGGRDFFFANEYPLVRFLERNGYDTSYIAGVDTDRRGQLLTNHKVFLSVGHDEYWSGAQRANVEAARDAGVHLQFLSGNEAYWKTRYEPSADASRTAYRTLVSYKETWGNAKIDPSDQWTGTWRDPRFAAPAKGAGRPENELTGTAYMVNHDDLALSVSAPEGKLRLWRNTSLTTMTSGSTRLAPHTVGYESNEDLDNGFRPQGLIRLSTTTGAVPEYLQDFGNQVAPGSTTHHLTLYRAPSGALVFSAGSIQWTWGLDEDHDSSYAAEPADKRMQQAQVNLFADMGVQPTTLMSTLVAASRSTDTAKPTVAITAPAAGTAQRNGDRITLTGTATDSGGQVAGVEVSTDNGVSWHPAAGTGSWTYSFIQHGRGSAPVQVRAVDDSANIGAATSRSFEVTCPCSLWGQTVPDLPATDDAAAVELGIRFTPKVDGFVTGVRFYKGSGNGGTHVGSLWSPAGQRLGQVTFTGETATGWQSASFANAVPVTAGQTYTASYTAPTGRYATEADAFSARGYDAGVLSVAGGFGSQPPGVFGTSGTLPTQSYRNSNYFVDVAFSATNDSPLAVVDQSPTPGATGVPVSTTVSARFSKPLAAGTAGLTLRTSAGATVPGTTTYDATDRRVTFTPAAPLASSVEHTATVRGTDAQGATVSTGATWTFRTASPTSPPGVCPCSLFTPDTMPTVLEDPDKQAVTLGTRFSSDVSGVVTGVRFYKGPNNTGTHTGTLWSAAGAQLATGTFTGETASGWQQLTFATPVPIAKDTAYVVSYRTQQGRYSASPNAFANADLSRPPLRVSSTAGAYTYGTGFPSTSVQTSYLVDVVFDRTTPSLTLTSRQPAPGAVDVPRESSVRVGVSSPLAPGWSLEVKQGTTPLAGTAALDAAGTTLTWTPGQPLPAGADVTVTLSGAVSTDGVTLATQTWSFRTRTAETNSEQSLFGDQVPVDATTDDTSAVELGTAFTPSRSGFIKAVRFYKGVGSTGTHTGSVWSASGSRLATVTFANETASGWQTAPLVQPLAVTAGTTYVVSYLAPQGRYARTPQFFTTAWTRGDLTAPAANNGRFVYGGGFPASTYEATNYFVDVVYQGGATPTPTPTPTPAPTPTATPTPTPTPTATPTPTPTPTPTPTPTPTPTPTPTPTPTPTPTTTSMFAGRQPAVAADAEKAAVELGTRFRSSVNGTVTAIRFYKGPGNTGTHTGSIWSSTGTRLGTVTFRNETASGWQEAVLSTPVPITAGQIYVVSYYAPVGRYSVTEQFFSGNHVVGPLTAPANPNGVYRYGTGGGFPQSTWNAASYFVDVVFRSST
- a CDS encoding Gfo/Idh/MocA family protein produces the protein MTGEAAPGPTRPLGVAVVGAGYWGPNLIRNFRSSTDWDLVAVCDLDVARAHTVLGTRSGVAVTASLDEVLARDDVDAIAIATPARTHQGVALAALRAGKHVLVEKPLADSVANGTAMVELARERGLVLMADHTYCYTPAVLKIRELVEAGELGDILFIDSVRINLGLVQPDVDVFWDLAPTTSPSWTSSSPGASSPPGWRRRAPTRSGPARAASATSASRWWVARWRTSTSTGSAPPRSGRW
- a CDS encoding NAD-dependent epimerase/dehydratase family protein, whose protein sequence is MDQLLAAGVDHVDVLDNFVRGRRGNLEAALASGRVGLVEGDIRDRDLVHDVTRGQDLVFHQAAIRITQCAEEPRLALEVMVDGTFNVVEAAVAAGVDKLVAASSASVYGMAEEFPTTERHHHHNNDTFYGAAKSFNEGMIRSFRAMHGLDYVLLRYFNVYGPRMDVHGLYTEVLVRWMERIADGQPPLIFGDGRQTMDFAYTVDIARANVLAAASDVREGVYNIASGTETSLLELAEALLRVMGSDLAVAHGPERAVNGVVRRLADVSAARTDLGFLASTGIEQGLAELVRWWRPLRAEIAAGRTVVSS
- a CDS encoding DegT/DnrJ/EryC1/StrS family aminotransferase, yielding MSRINVMQPWLGQDEAEALAAVIASGWVAQGPRVAEFETAFAEQQQAVHAVAVSSCTTGLHLALVVCGVRAGDDVVVPSFSFIATANAATYLGARPVFCDVDPETGNVTAETVAAALTPATTAVVVVDQGGVPVDLAPIRALCDPLGVVVVEDAACGAGSTYAGAPVGAGAEIAAWSFHPRKLLTTGEGGMVTTSRADWAERARRLREHAMSVSAADRHASVLAPQEEYAEVGFNYRMTDLQAAVGLVQLGKLDAMVSRRRELAAGYAKAITEIEGLRLVADPPGGTTNFQSCWLEVSGEFPLSREELMAHLAEADISARRGIMAAHRQPAYAGRDTGDVPLPATERLTDNTLILPLHHHLSESEHSRVVEALSAAGRRR
- a CDS encoding acetyltransferase, with amino-acid sequence MTGLLVVAASGLAREVLAVERQLRRYPRIAVLDDDPALWGTKLGGHPVVGGLDLVAEYADHDVLVCAGRGQVRHALVERLAEHGVGQERYATCIHPQVLVPEGCQVGAGSVVLGGVVMTADVRLGAHVVVMPHVTLTHDDVVAEFATLCAGVRLGGGVLVGPMAYLGMSSSVREGLSVGPGAVLGMGAALIRHLPAGETWVGIPARRSSTAVEVER